One Dromiciops gliroides isolate mDroGli1 chromosome 3, mDroGli1.pri, whole genome shotgun sequence DNA segment encodes these proteins:
- the IZUMO1R gene encoding sperm-egg fusion protein Juno — MPNTTRRSQALKVNSMNSLWKDNACCTSNTSREIHMDMSPLYNFNFRHCGVMTPSCRKHFIQDACFYECSPNLGPWIQEVNSNGRKERVLNVPLCWEDCEEWWEACRTSYTCKSDWSKGWAWRSGKNYCPALALCRPFPHYFPSPTDLCEKIWSNSYKATKERRGSGNCIQMWFDPAHGNPNVAVAHLYASHAISHQLLPIIFLAPLLLFVL, encoded by the exons ATGCCAAACACCACAAGAAGAAGCCAGGCCCTGAAAGTGAACTCCATGAACAG CCTTTGGAAGGATAATGCCTGCTGTACTTCCAACACGAGCCGAGAAATTCACATGGATATGTCTCCTCTATACAACTTCAACTTCAGGCATTGTGGCGTGATGACCCCCAGCTGCAGGAAGCACTTTATCCAAGATGCCTGCTTCTATGAGTGCTCCCCAAACCTaggaccctggatccaggag GTGAACTCAAACGGGCGGAAGGAACGTGTGCTGAATGTGCCTCTGTGCTGGGAAGATTGTGAAGAGTGGTGGGAAGCCTGCCGCACCTCTTATACCTGCAAGTCTGACTGGAGCAAAGGCTGGGCCTGGAGATCGG GTAAGAACTACTGTCCTGCCCTGGCCCTCTGTCGCCCTTTCCCTCACTACTTCCCCTCTCCAACTGACCTTTGTGAGAAGATCTGGAGCAACTCTTACAAGGCCACCAAGGAGCGACGGGGCAGTGGGAACTGCATTCAGATGTGGTTTGACCCTGCTCACGGCAACCCCAATGTGGCAGTAGCCCACCTGTATGCAAGCCACGCCATTTCCCATCAGCTTCTCCCCATCATATTCTTAGCTCCCCTCCTACTATTTGTTCTCTAA